In Camelina sativa cultivar DH55 chromosome 16, Cs, whole genome shotgun sequence, a single window of DNA contains:
- the LOC104750081 gene encoding zinc finger protein ZAT5-like isoform X2 codes for MMMGQDEVGSDQTQIIKGKRTKRQRSSSTFVVTTATTVTSTSSSAGGSGGRAVSDEYNSAVSSPVTTTDCTQAEEDMAICLIMLARGTVLPSPDLKNSRKVHQKISSEDSSFYVYECKTCNRTFSSFQALGGHRASHKKPRTLTEEKARSPLMQPKSSASEEGQNSPFKGSGSALASQASNIIINKANKVHECSICGSEFTSGQALGGHMRRHRTAVPAVSPVAATAEVSRNSTEEEIEISLSRSMEQQRKYLPLDLNLPAPEDDLRESKFQGIVFSATPALIDCHY; via the exons ATGATGATGGGTCAAGATGAAGTTGGGAGTGATCAGACGCAAATCATTAAGGGGAAGCGTACGAAGAGACAGAGATCTTCTTCGACGTTTGTGGTAACGACGGCGACAACCGTCACCTCCACAAGTTCATCGGCCGGTGGGAGTGGAGGAAGAGCTGTTTCTGACGAGTACAACTCGGCGGTTTCGTCTCCGGTGACTACTACTGATTGTACTCAAGCAGAGGAAGACATGGCGATTTGTCTCATCATGTTGGCTCGTGGGACAGTTCTTCCATCGCCGGATCTCAAGAACTCGAGAAAAGTTCATCAGAAGATTTCGTCGGAGGATTCGAGTTTCTACGTGTACGAGTGTAAAACATGTAACCGGACTTTCTCATCGTTCCAAGCACTTGGTGGACACAGAGCAAGCCACAAGAAGCCTAGGACGTTGACTGAAGAAAAGGCTAGATCACCCCTGATGCAGCCCAAGTCTAGTGCCTCAGAAGAAGGGCAAAACAGTCCTTTCAAAGGTTCCGGCTCAGCCCTAGCTTCACAGGCaagtaacatcatcatcaacaag gcAAACAAAGTACACGAGTGTTCGATCTGTGGTTCGGAATTCACTTCCGGGCAAGCGCTCGGTGGTCACATGAGGCGGCACAGGACAGCCGTACCCGCCGTTAGCCCCGTTGCCGCTACGGCTGAAGTTAGCAGAAACAGTAcagaggaagagattgagaTCAGTTTGAGCCGTTCGATGGAGCAACAGAGGAAATATCTACCGTTGGATCTTAATTTACCAGCACCAGAAG ATGATCTAAGAGAGTCAAAGTTTCAAGGGATAGTGTTCTCAGCCACACCAGCGTTAATAGATTGTCATTACTAG
- the LOC104750081 gene encoding zinc finger protein ZAT5-like isoform X1, giving the protein MMMGQDEVGSDQTQIIKGKRTKRQRSSSTFVVTTATTVTSTSSSAGGSGGRAVSDEYNSAVSSPVTTTDCTQAEEDMAICLIMLARGTVLPSPDLKNSRKVHQKISSEDSSFYVYECKTCNRTFSSFQALGGHRASHKKPRTLTEEKARSPLMQPKSSASEEGQNSPFKGSGSALASQASNIIINKANKVHECSICGSEFTSGQALGGHMRRHRTAVPAVSPVAATAEVSRNSTEEEIEISLSRSMEQQRKYLPLDLNLPAPEDDLRESKFQGIVFSATPALIDCHY; this is encoded by the exons ATGATGATGGGTCAAGATGAAGTTGGGAGTGATCAGACGCAAATCATTAAGGGGAAGCGTACGAAGAGACAGAGATCTTCTTCGACGTTTGTGGTAACGACGGCGACAACCGTCACCTCCACAAGTTCATCGGCCGGTGGGAGTGGAGGAAGAGCTGTTTCTGACGAGTACAACTCGGCGGTTTCGTCTCCGGTGACTACTACTGATTGTACTCAAGCAGAGGAAGACATGGCGATTTGTCTCATCATGTTGGCTCGTGGGACAGTTCTTCCATCGCCGGATCTCAAGAACTCGAGAAAAGTTCATCAGAAGATTTCGTCGGAGGATTCGAGTTTCTACGTGTACGAGTGTAAAACATGTAACCGGACTTTCTCATCGTTCCAAGCACTTGGTGGACACAGAGCAAGCCACAAGAAGCCTAGGACGTTGACTGAAGAAAAGGCTAGATCACCCCTGATGCAGCCCAAGTCTAGTGCCTCAGAAGAAGGGCAAAACAGTCCTTTCAAAGGTTCCGGCTCAGCCCTAGCTTCACAGGCaagtaacatcatcatcaacaag gcAAACAAAGTACACGAGTGTTCGATCTGTGGTTCGGAATTCACTTCCGGGCAAGCGCTCGGTGGTCACATGAGGCGGCACAGGACAGCCGTACCCGCCGTTAGCCCCGTTGCCGCTACGGCTGAAGTTAGCAGAAACAGTAcagaggaagagattgagaTCAGTTTGAGCCGTTCGATGGAGCAACAGAGGAAATATCTACCGTTGGATCTTAATTTACCAGCACCAGAAGATGATCTAAGAGAGTCAAAGTTTCAAGGGATAGTGTTCTCAGCCACACCAGCGTTAATAGATTGTCATTACTAG
- the LOC104750082 gene encoding superoxide dismutase [Cu-Zn] 2, chloroplastic-like, whose product MAANTILAFSSPSRLLIPHSSNASSSLLRSSFRGASLNNNLHRLPQSVSFSSRAPSKALTVVSAAKKAVAVLKGTSDVEGVVTLTQDDSGPTTVNVRITGLTPGPHGFHLHEFGDTTNGCISTGPHFNPNNMTHGAPEDECRHAGDLGNIIANADGVAETTIVDNQIPLAGPNCVVGRAFVVHELKDDLGKGGHELSLTTGNAGGRLACGVIGLTPL is encoded by the exons ATGGCTGCCAACACCATCCTCGCATTCTCATCTCCTTCTCGTCTTCTCATTCCTCACTCATCCAACGCTTCTTCAAGTCTTCTTCGTTCCTCTTTCCGCGGTGCCTCTCTTAATAACAACCTTCACCGTCTTCCCCAATCCGTTTCCTTCTCCTCCAGAGCTCCTTCGAAAGCGTTGACAGTTGTTTCCGCTGCGAAGAAGGCTGTTGCTGTGCTTAAGGGTACCTCCGATGTCGAAGGAGTTGTTACTCTTACCCAAGATGACTCAG GTCCTACAACTGTGAATGTTCGTATCACTGGTCTCACTCCAGGGCCTCATGGATTTCACCTC CATGAGTTTGGTGATACAACAAATGGTTGCATCTCAACAG GACCACATTTCAACCCTAATAACATGACACACGGAGCTCCTGAAGACGAGTGCCGTCATGCGGGTGACCTGGGAAACATAATTGCCAATGCCGATG GCGTGGCAGAAACAACAATCGTGGACAATCAG ATTCCTCTGGCTGGTCCTAATTGTGTTGTTGGAAGAGCCTTTGTGGTTCACGAGCTTAAAGATGACCTTGGAAAGG GTGGACATGAGCTTAGTCTGACCACAGGAAACGCAGGCGGTAGATTGGCATGCG GTGTGATTGGCTTGACGCCGCTCTAA
- the LOC104753457 gene encoding uncharacterized protein LOC104753457, giving the protein MSILMRADFNNQIKYDPEPEDAGTIRVNARIFGKDYLTFTTLSFVNEFINDDGNEYCQSRLDLNKFMKEAGISDYDIAHTMYHFIADVAEITCSTNNSSSPGWAFEVWLNLLLLPDETYIEEADQISLEYEIKHDPAPEDAGTIRVTPRIFLEEGGEVSTFPTYKFKFINDDHNESQSQVDLNDFLMETGLNDHYIALAMYEILYVAEITCSASNGYSHGCAVELALNVCILDEPRINEEVVQTEEELQIEEVVQTEEEVQIEEAVQVSLDENNIQLVAASKLVVNSLARKMYDKVSSTGKTCAICFEEFEDERSVVVILPCGHVFDDECPVKWFEINHVCPLCRFELPCEDQ; this is encoded by the coding sequence aTGTCTATACTTATGCGTGCGGATTTtaacaaccaaatcaaatacGATCCTGAACCAGAAGATGCGGGCACAATTAGAGTCAATGCAAGGATCTTCGGTAAAGATTACTTGACATTCACGACTTTGTCGTTTGTCAACGAGTTCATCAACGATGATGGCAACGAGTACTGTCAAAGCAGACTGGATTTGAATAAGTTCATGAAGGAAGCAGGGATCAGCGACTACGATATTGCACATACTATGTATCACTTTATCGCCGATGTTGCTGAGATAACTTGTTCCACAAATAATAGTTCTTCTCCAGGGTGGGCTTTCGAAGTGTggttgaatcttcttcttcttcccgaTGAGACTTATATTGAAGAAGCGGATCAAATCTCGTTAGAGTACGAAATCAAACACGATCCTGCACCAGAAGATGCAGGCACAATCAGAGTCACTCCAAGGATCTTCCTTGAAGAAGGTGGTGAAGTCTCGACATTCCCGActtacaaattcaaattcatcAACGATGACCACAACGAGAGTCAAAGTCAAGTGGATTTGAATGACTTCTTGATGGAAACAGGGCTCAACGACCACTATATTGCACTGGCGATGTATGAAATTCTCTATGTTGCTGAAATCACTTGTTCCGCAAGTAATGGGTATTCTCATGGGTGTGCTGTAGAACTGGCGTTAAATGTTTGTATTCTCGATGAGCCTCGTATTAATGAAGAAGTGGTTCAAACTGAAGAGGAGCTTCAGATTGAAGAAGTGGTTCAGACTGAAGAGGAGGTTCAGATTGAAGAAGCGGTTCAAGTCTCGTTGGACGAAAACAATATCCAGTTAGTAGCCGCAAGCAAGCTCGTGGTCAACTCTTTAGCCAGGAAAATGTACGACAAGGTTAGTTCTACTGGTAAAACGTGCGCAATTTGTTTTGAAGAGTTTGAAGATGAAAGAAGTGTTGTTGTGATTTTACCTTGTGGACATGTCTTTGACGATGAGTGTCCCGTAAAGTGGTTTGAGATCAATCACGTTTGCCCACTGTGTCGTTTTGAGCTGCCATGCGAAGATCAATGA